A stretch of Plesiomonas shigelloides DNA encodes these proteins:
- a CDS encoding YchE family NAAT transporter, with product MELSVAHLFDVAIFTKFFIGLFALVNPVGILPAFISLTSHQSEVLRNKTNLTATVSVAVILWVALFLGQGILQIFGISLESFRIAGGFLVITIAMSMISGKLGEDKQNNQEKSESALRDNVGVVPLALPLMAGPGAISSTIVWGTRYNQWYNMLGLSVAIALFALMCWAIFRAAPYIVRLLGQTGINVITRIMGLMLMALGIEFIVTGIRALFPGLA from the coding sequence CTGGAGTTAAGCGTGGCCCATTTATTTGATGTTGCTATTTTTACTAAGTTTTTCATTGGGTTATTCGCTTTGGTAAACCCAGTCGGGATCTTGCCGGCGTTTATCAGCCTGACCAGTCACCAAAGTGAGGTGCTGCGTAATAAAACCAACCTGACGGCAACGGTGTCAGTGGCGGTGATTTTGTGGGTGGCGTTGTTTCTGGGGCAGGGGATCTTGCAGATCTTCGGTATTTCCTTGGAATCGTTCCGTATTGCCGGTGGTTTTCTGGTGATCACCATCGCGATGTCGATGATCAGCGGTAAGCTGGGTGAAGATAAGCAGAACAACCAGGAAAAATCAGAGTCAGCGCTGCGCGATAACGTGGGCGTTGTGCCGTTGGCGCTGCCATTGATGGCCGGTCCGGGTGCGATCAGCTCCACCATTGTATGGGGTACGCGCTATAACCAGTGGTACAACATGCTGGGTCTGAGTGTGGCGATCGCGCTGTTTGCCCTGATGTGTTGGGCGATTTTCCGCGCCGCGCCGTATATTGTCCGTCTGCTGGGGCAGACCGGTATTAACGTCATCACCCGTATTATGGGCTTGATGCTGATGGCGCTTGGGATTGAATTTATTGTGACCGGTATTCGCGCCTTGTTCCCAGGGCTAGCGTAA
- a CDS encoding ABC transporter substrate-binding protein, producing MGLTGCDNNSSSSSAPASAAADANKTDKATPAKVDPNAKTKNGDVLAATQTLVRGNGDEPASLDPHKVEGVPESNIIRDLQEGIVNLDGNGQVIPGVAESWENEGFKRWVFHLRKDAKWSNGQPVTADDFVFSWRRLVDPKTGSPYASYLEYAQIENVSDVINGKKPPETLGVKALDPYTLEVVLSKPVPYFVKMLSHTSTKPVNKAVVEQFGDKWTSPANYVSNGAYKLKDWVVNERIVLERNPQYWDNANVTIDQVTYLPVNDETDVNRYRAGEVDMTYNSLPIEMFKKLQADIPQEVHVDPYLCSYYYGVNTAKAPFDDVRVRKALSLAVDRDVIAKQVMGQGQIPAYMFTPEITNGFDGKNPEWANWTQDQRNQEAAKLLTEAGFDKSKPLKFTLLYNTSENHKKVAVAITSMWKKNLGVDVALENQEWKTFLDNRRLGNYDVTRAGWCADYNDPTAFLNILLSKSSNNDMKYKSAEFDSTMVKTLEAATDAERAALYQAAEAIADTDAPLIPLYHYVSTRLVKPYVGGYSGNNPQDEIYSKDLYIKQH from the coding sequence ATGGGCCTTACCGGTTGTGATAACAACTCCTCTTCATCCAGCGCACCGGCCAGTGCAGCTGCTGACGCAAACAAAACCGATAAAGCGACACCAGCCAAAGTCGACCCGAATGCCAAGACCAAAAATGGTGATGTGCTGGCGGCGACTCAGACGCTGGTACGTGGTAACGGTGATGAGCCAGCCTCTTTGGATCCACACAAAGTGGAAGGGGTGCCGGAATCTAACATCATCCGTGATCTGCAAGAAGGGATCGTGAATCTGGACGGTAACGGTCAGGTGATCCCTGGTGTAGCAGAAAGCTGGGAAAACGAAGGCTTCAAACGTTGGGTGTTCCACCTGCGTAAAGATGCTAAGTGGTCTAACGGCCAGCCTGTGACGGCGGATGACTTTGTGTTTAGCTGGCGCCGTCTGGTTGATCCAAAAACCGGTTCTCCGTACGCCTCTTATCTCGAATATGCTCAGATTGAGAACGTCAGTGACGTTATCAATGGTAAAAAACCGCCAGAAACGCTGGGCGTGAAAGCACTGGATCCGTACACCTTGGAAGTGGTGCTGTCGAAGCCGGTGCCTTATTTTGTGAAGATGTTGTCGCACACCTCCACTAAGCCTGTGAACAAAGCGGTAGTTGAGCAGTTTGGTGATAAGTGGACTTCCCCAGCCAACTATGTCAGCAACGGTGCCTATAAGCTGAAAGATTGGGTCGTGAACGAGCGTATCGTACTGGAACGTAACCCGCAGTATTGGGATAACGCTAACGTCACTATCGATCAGGTGACTTATTTGCCAGTGAATGATGAAACGGATGTGAACCGTTATCGTGCTGGCGAAGTGGATATGACCTACAACTCGCTGCCAATTGAGATGTTCAAGAAGCTGCAGGCCGATATCCCACAAGAAGTGCATGTTGACCCGTATCTGTGCTCTTACTATTACGGCGTGAATACGGCCAAAGCGCCATTTGATGATGTGCGTGTGCGTAAAGCGCTGTCACTGGCGGTGGATCGTGACGTGATCGCCAAGCAGGTGATGGGCCAAGGCCAGATCCCTGCCTATATGTTTACCCCAGAAATCACCAACGGTTTTGACGGTAAAAACCCTGAGTGGGCAAACTGGACACAAGATCAGCGTAATCAGGAAGCTGCGAAATTGCTGACTGAAGCGGGCTTTGATAAGAGCAAGCCGCTGAAATTTACTCTGCTGTACAACACCTCCGAAAACCACAAGAAAGTGGCCGTGGCCATCACTTCAATGTGGAAGAAAAATCTGGGCGTGGATGTCGCACTGGAAAACCAAGAGTGGAAAACCTTCTTGGATAACCGCCGCTTGGGTAACTATGACGTGACTCGTGCAGGCTGGTGTGCCGACTATAACGACCCGACCGCCTTCCTGAACATTTTGCTGTCGAAGAGCAGCAACAATGACATGAAGTACAAGAGTGCCGAGTTTGATAGCACCATGGTGAAGACGCTGGAAGCGGCAACGGATGCGGAGCGCGCTGCGCTGTATCAAGCTGCTGAGGCGATTGCCGATACCGATGCGCCGTTGATCCCGCTGTACCACTACGTTAGCACCCGTTTGGTGAAGCCGTATGTGGGCGGTTATAGCGGTAACAACCCGCAGGATGAGATTTACAGTAAAGATCTCTATATCAAACAGCACTAA
- the oppB gene encoding oligopeptide ABC transporter permease OppB, whose product MLKFIFRRLLEAIPTLLVLITVSFFMMRLAPGSPFTGERSLPPEVLANIEAKYHLNEPLYSQYFRYLGQLAQGDFGPSFKYKDFSVNDLVSQAFPVSLEIGIYAFILALILGVTAGVIAALKQNTVLDYTVMGFAMTGVVIPSFVIAPLLVLLFSLGLKLLPAGGWNDGSLINMVLPVSALAIAYTASIARITRGSMIEVLHSNFIRTARAKGLPLRRIVLRHALKPAMLPVISYLGPAFVGIITGSIVIETIFGLPGIGRLFVNGALNRDYSMVLSLTILVGTLTILFNAIVDILYAFIDPKIRY is encoded by the coding sequence ATGTTGAAGTTTATTTTTCGCCGGCTTTTGGAAGCCATTCCAACGCTGCTGGTTCTGATCACCGTTTCGTTTTTTATGATGCGTTTGGCACCGGGAAGTCCGTTTACCGGTGAACGCAGCCTGCCGCCGGAAGTTCTGGCCAATATCGAAGCTAAATACCACCTGAATGAGCCGTTATACAGTCAGTATTTCCGTTATCTCGGTCAGTTGGCACAGGGGGATTTTGGCCCATCGTTCAAGTACAAAGATTTTTCCGTTAATGATCTGGTGTCGCAAGCCTTTCCGGTATCGCTCGAGATCGGGATTTACGCCTTTATCTTGGCGCTGATTTTGGGGGTAACGGCAGGCGTGATTGCCGCGTTAAAGCAAAATACGGTGCTCGATTATACGGTGATGGGGTTTGCCATGACCGGTGTGGTGATCCCGAGTTTTGTGATTGCGCCGCTGCTGGTGTTGCTGTTCTCGTTGGGGCTGAAACTGTTACCGGCCGGGGGCTGGAATGACGGTAGCCTGATCAATATGGTACTGCCGGTTTCAGCGTTGGCGATTGCCTATACTGCCAGTATTGCGCGGATCACCCGCGGCTCGATGATTGAAGTACTGCACTCTAACTTCATCCGTACCGCGCGTGCCAAGGGCTTACCGCTGCGCCGTATTGTGCTGCGTCATGCACTCAAGCCCGCGATGTTGCCGGTCATTTCCTATTTAGGCCCCGCATTCGTCGGCATCATTACCGGTTCGATTGTGATTGAAACTATTTTCGGTCTGCCGGGGATTGGCCGTTTGTTCGTGAACGGTGCCCTGAACCGTGATTACTCGATGGTGCTTAGTCTGACCATTTTGGTTGGTACCCTGACTATCTTGT